One genomic window of Cricetulus griseus strain 17A/GY chromosome 3, alternate assembly CriGri-PICRH-1.0, whole genome shotgun sequence includes the following:
- the Smndc1 gene encoding survival of motor neuron-related-splicing factor 30 isoform X1, giving the protein MSEDLAKQLASYKAQLQQVEAALSGNGENEDLLKLKKDLQEVIELTKDLLSTQPSETLASSDSFASTQPSHSWKVGDKCMAIWSEDGQCYEAEIEEIDEDNGTAAITFAGYGNAEVTPLLNLKPVEEGRKAKEDSGNKPMSKKEMIAQQREYKKKKALKKAQRIKELEQEREDQKVKWQQFNNRAYSKNKKGQVKRSIFASPESVTGKVGVGTCGIADKPMTQYQDTSKYNVRHLMPQ; this is encoded by the exons atgTCAGAGGACCTGGCAAAACAGTTGGCTAGCTACAAAGCTCAGCTCCAGCAAGTAGAAGCTGCCTTGTCTGGGAACGGAGAAAATGAAGACCTCTTGAAATTGAAGAAGGATTTGCAA gaagTTATAGAATTGACCAAAGACCTTCTGTCAACTCAGCCTTCGGAAACCCTTGCAAGTTCAGACAGTTTTGCTTCTACTCAGCCTAGCCACTCCTGGAAAGTAGGGGACAAATGTATGGCCATCTGGAGTGAAGACGGACA GTGTTACGAAGCGGAGATTGAGGAGATAGATGAAGACAATGGCACGGCTGCAATCACCTTTGCTGGTTATGGCAATGCTGAAGTGACTCCATTGTTGAACCTCAAACCcgtagaagaaggaaggaaggcaaaagaGGACAGTGGCAACAAACCCATGTCCAA aaaagaaatgattgCCCAGCAGCGtgaatataaaaagaagaaagctctGAAGAAAGCACAAAGAATAAAAGAGCTAGAGCAGGAAAGGGAGGACCAGAAGGTGAAGTGGCAGCAATTCAACAACAGGGCGTACTCCAAGAACAAGAAGGGCCAg GTAAAGAGGAGTATTTTTGCTTCGCCGGAAAGTGTGACGGGCAAAGTTGGAGTAGGAACCTGTGGGATTGCTGACAAGCCTATGACCCAGTATCAAGACACATCTAAATACAATGTCAGGCACCTGATGCCGCAGTAA
- the Smndc1 gene encoding survival of motor neuron-related-splicing factor 30 isoform X2, translating to MEVIELTKDLLSTQPSETLASSDSFASTQPSHSWKVGDKCMAIWSEDGQCYEAEIEEIDEDNGTAAITFAGYGNAEVTPLLNLKPVEEGRKAKEDSGNKPMSKKEMIAQQREYKKKKALKKAQRIKELEQEREDQKVKWQQFNNRAYSKNKKGQVKRSIFASPESVTGKVGVGTCGIADKPMTQYQDTSKYNVRHLMPQ from the exons ATG gaagTTATAGAATTGACCAAAGACCTTCTGTCAACTCAGCCTTCGGAAACCCTTGCAAGTTCAGACAGTTTTGCTTCTACTCAGCCTAGCCACTCCTGGAAAGTAGGGGACAAATGTATGGCCATCTGGAGTGAAGACGGACA GTGTTACGAAGCGGAGATTGAGGAGATAGATGAAGACAATGGCACGGCTGCAATCACCTTTGCTGGTTATGGCAATGCTGAAGTGACTCCATTGTTGAACCTCAAACCcgtagaagaaggaaggaaggcaaaagaGGACAGTGGCAACAAACCCATGTCCAA aaaagaaatgattgCCCAGCAGCGtgaatataaaaagaagaaagctctGAAGAAAGCACAAAGAATAAAAGAGCTAGAGCAGGAAAGGGAGGACCAGAAGGTGAAGTGGCAGCAATTCAACAACAGGGCGTACTCCAAGAACAAGAAGGGCCAg GTAAAGAGGAGTATTTTTGCTTCGCCGGAAAGTGTGACGGGCAAAGTTGGAGTAGGAACCTGTGGGATTGCTGACAAGCCTATGACCCAGTATCAAGACACATCTAAATACAATGTCAGGCACCTGATGCCGCAGTAA